The following coding sequences are from one Arcobacter nitrofigilis DSM 7299 window:
- a CDS encoding LbetaH domain-containing protein, giving the protein MYKIESFNTKAKKILTKEPNIDPTSVIKTCSFGKYVEIGANNNIQDSVIDDYSYTSENCQIIHSTIKKFVNIASYVRLNPSQHPMSWASQHHMQYRKEMYGFGKDDDSFFDWRRERKVEIGNDVWLGHNVVIMGSVTIGNGAVIGSSSVVTKNIPPFAIAVGNPARIIKFRFDQETIEALQSIAWWDWKHEKIKSSIEDFKSIELFIEKYKK; this is encoded by the coding sequence ATGTACAAAATAGAATCATTTAATACAAAAGCTAAGAAAATATTAACAAAAGAGCCAAATATAGACCCAACATCAGTAATTAAAACTTGCTCTTTTGGAAAGTATGTAGAAATTGGAGCAAATAATAATATCCAAGATAGTGTTATTGATGATTATTCTTATACAAGTGAAAACTGCCAAATAATACATAGTACAATCAAAAAGTTTGTAAATATAGCTTCATATGTACGACTAAATCCAAGTCAACATCCTATGTCTTGGGCTAGCCAACATCACATGCAATATAGAAAAGAGATGTATGGATTTGGAAAAGATGATGATAGTTTTTTTGATTGGAGAAGAGAGCGAAAAGTTGAGATTGGAAATGATGTTTGGTTAGGACATAATGTTGTAATCATGGGCAGTGTAACAATTGGAAATGGGGCAGTAATAGGAAGTAGTTCGGTCGTAACAAAAAATATTCCACCCTTTGCAATAGCTGTTGGTAATCCAGCTAGAATTATAAAGTTTAGATTTGACCAAGAGACAATAGAGGCTTTACAAAGTATAGCTTGGTGGGATTGGAAACATGAAAAAATAAAATCTTCAATAGAAGATTTTAAAAGTATTGAATTATTTATAGAAAAGTATAAAAAATGA
- a CDS encoding MBL fold metallo-hydrolase, with the protein MKLDFLGTADSGGIPVHNCKCLICQEYRENNKINLATSAYLTCKNGEIILLDAGIENISTIFDNKKIKAIFLTHFHADHTLGLLRLRYSAQSIECYHPKDKKGFADLFKHTKAINYIENTPFTPIKINELIFTPIPLKHSKNTTGYLIESENKTIAYLTDCAGISKESMNFLLSKNIDECYIDAGLAPNFNNGNHLNYEEATKLLDRINAKKSHLIHASHNTLTHIKSNNIKLKYNFMNIS; encoded by the coding sequence ATGAAATTAGATTTTTTAGGAACAGCTGATAGTGGAGGAATTCCCGTACATAATTGCAAATGCCTTATTTGCCAAGAATACAGAGAAAATAACAAAATCAATCTTGCTACAAGTGCCTATCTAACTTGTAAAAATGGTGAGATAATTTTACTTGATGCGGGAATTGAAAATATTTCAACAATCTTTGATAATAAAAAAATCAAAGCAATATTTCTAACACATTTCCATGCAGATCATACCTTAGGTCTTTTAAGACTTAGATATAGTGCCCAAAGTATTGAATGTTATCACCCAAAAGATAAGAAAGGTTTTGCTGATTTATTTAAGCACACTAAAGCTATAAATTACATAGAAAACACTCCCTTTACTCCAATTAAAATTAATGAATTAATCTTTACTCCAATACCTTTAAAACACTCAAAAAATACAACTGGTTACTTAATAGAAAGTGAAAATAAAACCATAGCCTATCTAACAGATTGTGCAGGTATTTCTAAGGAATCTATGAATTTCTTATTATCAAAAAATATTGATGAGTGTTATATTGATGCGGGACTTGCTCCAAACTTTAATAATGGAAACCATCTAAATTATGAAGAAGCTACAAAACTTTTAGATAGAATAAACGCAAAAAAATCACACTTGATACATGCTTCTCATAATACTTTAACTCATATAAAATCCAATAATATAAAACTTAAATATAATTTCATGAATATAAGTTAA
- a CDS encoding carbon-phosphorus lyase complex subunit PhnI, with the protein MGYVAIKGGEEAIENSLNFYEETLQSSNKIKTEDVTTGLRFAVDKVMSEGSLYSKKLASIAIKKSAGDLLNAAFFLRAHRSSCQRIGIAKTIDTNEMHIQRRISSAFKDIQGGQILGASNDYEVKLILNNIHQSKKWEHFNEEDNIIKSALEPLRAKNLVKKLKADNEISDITRVFPEPPYPRSAVMQTMSRGEGGSMLGFAYTSIRGYGDVHPTIGDIRTGTSTVKFIHPFTKKEVKVATLDVTACESAGTFEKQENGEVKLTTGFGFCFGFNETKAISMSILDLTLYSAKFSVGEKEFASDIEMMIHHIDGVDSMGFTNHFKLPHYVTFQSDLQVFSNASDFAKDKK; encoded by the coding sequence ATGGGTTATGTTGCTATAAAAGGCGGAGAAGAAGCTATTGAGAACTCTTTAAATTTTTATGAAGAGACTCTACAAAGTTCAAATAAAATAAAAACAGAAGATGTAACTACAGGACTTAGATTTGCAGTTGACAAGGTTATGAGTGAAGGCTCACTTTATAGTAAAAAGTTAGCTTCAATTGCTATCAAAAAAAGTGCTGGTGATTTATTAAATGCTGCATTCTTTTTAAGAGCCCATAGAAGTTCTTGCCAAAGAATAGGAATAGCAAAAACTATTGATACAAATGAGATGCATATTCAAAGAAGAATCTCATCTGCATTTAAAGATATACAAGGTGGACAGATTTTAGGAGCTTCAAATGATTATGAAGTAAAACTAATTTTAAATAATATTCACCAAAGTAAAAAATGGGAACATTTTAATGAAGAAGATAACATCATCAAAAGTGCCCTAGAACCTCTAAGAGCAAAAAATTTAGTAAAAAAGCTAAAAGCTGATAATGAGATATCTGATATTACAAGGGTATTTCCAGAACCTCCATATCCTAGAAGTGCAGTTATGCAAACAATGAGCAGAGGAGAAGGTGGCTCAATGTTAGGCTTTGCTTATACTTCTATTCGAGGTTATGGGGATGTTCATCCAACTATTGGAGATATTAGAACAGGTACTAGTACTGTTAAGTTTATCCACCCTTTTACAAAAAAAGAGGTAAAGGTAGCCACACTTGATGTAACTGCTTGTGAAAGTGCTGGAACTTTTGAAAAACAAGAAAATGGTGAAGTGAAACTCACCACTGGTTTTGGTTTTTGTTTTGGCTTCAATGAAACAAAAGCAATCAGTATGAGTATTTTAGATTTGACTTTATATAGTGCTAAATTTAGTGTTGGAGAAAAAGAGTTTGCAAGTGATATAGAGATGATGATTCATCATATAGATGGAGTTGATTCTATGGGATTTACAAATCACTTCAAACTACCACATTATGTTACATTTCAATCAGACTTACAAGTATTTTCAAATGCTTCTGATTTTGCAAAGGATAAAAAATGA
- the phnE gene encoding phosphonate ABC transporter, permease protein PhnE, whose product MSVDRLKKESNPFKLFNMVLLFVFIFIVVQSWIDTEMSFKGLFDGWGDMMSYIQGNPDIEGSSYFPPTTYKSDLLTYFWAMLETVQMAIIALVLSVIVAIPLSYITSRNILQILVPGKKIYHEIIRKALYAFGTFIANVCRSVNELVWALIFVSAVGLGPMAGILALGIHTAGVLSKLLSEGNEAIDPGPVEALASSGAGFVKILAYAVVPQTMPHFVSMVLYRFESDVRSASILGFVGAGGIGYYLFDKLRSFENGSVCTILIFIIITVWLLDKLSAVIRKRFI is encoded by the coding sequence ATGTCAGTTGACAGATTAAAAAAAGAATCTAACCCTTTTAAACTATTTAATATGGTTTTATTATTTGTATTTATATTTATTGTTGTTCAAAGTTGGATAGATACAGAGATGAGTTTTAAAGGACTATTTGATGGATGGGGAGACATGATGTCTTATATCCAAGGAAATCCTGATATTGAGGGAAGTTCATATTTCCCTCCAACTACTTATAAAAGTGATTTATTAACATATTTTTGGGCAATGCTAGAAACCGTACAAATGGCAATTATTGCTTTAGTTTTATCAGTAATAGTAGCCATTCCTTTATCATATATTACTTCTAGAAATATTTTACAAATACTTGTACCTGGGAAAAAAATTTATCATGAAATTATCAGAAAAGCTCTTTATGCTTTTGGAACTTTTATCGCAAATGTTTGCCGTTCGGTAAATGAACTTGTCTGGGCTTTAATCTTTGTAAGTGCTGTGGGTCTTGGACCAATGGCAGGTATTTTAGCCTTGGGAATTCATACAGCTGGAGTATTAAGTAAGTTATTAAGTGAAGGAAATGAAGCAATTGATCCAGGTCCAGTGGAAGCCTTAGCTAGTAGTGGTGCAGGTTTTGTAAAGATTTTAGCATATGCTGTGGTACCTCAAACTATGCCACATTTTGTCTCTATGGTTTTATATAGATTTGAAAGTGATGTTAGAAGTGCTTCAATTTTAGGATTTGTTGGAGCTGGTGGTATTGGGTATTACTTATTTGATAAATTAAGAAGTTTTGAAAATGGAAGTGTTTGTACTATTCTGATTTTTATTATTATCACTGTTTGGTTACTTGATAAATTAAGTGCAGTTATTAGAAAAAGGTTTATTTAA
- a CDS encoding ATP-binding cassette domain-containing protein: MVLQIKDLSKIFGVSCPKCLEDTGAKTNSSICPHCNAVVGVNNVNLELKKGEVLGIVGESGSGKSTLLQLIYQDQKASMGEIFIEDFKDKNGKKRDINKASLNDMNYLRNTLMSMIYQNPRLGLNYRFSAGGNIAEKVIMGGNKKYDDIRNIAKYFLDKTEIPVSRMDDYPDRFSGGQQQRIQISKALSSNPKLLLLDEPTTGLDLSVQAKILDLIKVLQKEIGFSMVIVSHDLGVIKHLTDITVVMKNGQIVEKGLTDQILEDPQHPYTQLLVSSIL; this comes from the coding sequence ATGGTACTACAAATAAAAGATTTATCAAAAATATTTGGAGTTTCTTGTCCTAAATGTTTAGAAGATACGGGAGCAAAAACCAACTCATCTATTTGCCCACACTGTAATGCAGTAGTTGGAGTAAACAATGTAAACTTAGAGTTAAAAAAAGGTGAGGTTTTAGGAATAGTAGGTGAAAGTGGAAGTGGTAAATCAACACTTTTACAACTTATTTATCAAGACCAAAAAGCAAGTATGGGAGAGATTTTTATAGAAGATTTCAAAGATAAAAATGGCAAAAAAAGAGATATCAATAAAGCTAGTCTAAATGATATGAATTATCTAAGAAATACTTTGATGTCAATGATATATCAAAACCCAAGATTAGGTCTTAATTATAGATTTAGTGCAGGTGGAAATATCGCTGAAAAAGTTATTATGGGTGGAAATAAGAAGTACGATGATATAAGAAATATCGCTAAATACTTTTTAGATAAAACAGAAATACCAGTTAGTAGAATGGATGATTATCCAGATAGATTTTCAGGTGGTCAACAACAAAGAATCCAAATATCAAAAGCCCTATCAAGTAATCCAAAACTTCTACTTTTAGATGAACCAACGACAGGACTTGATTTATCAGTGCAAGCTAAAATTTTAGATTTGATAAAAGTACTACAAAAAGAGATAGGTTTTTCTATGGTAATTGTATCCCATGATTTAGGTGTTATAAAACATCTCACAGATATAACAGTTGTAATGAAAAATGGACAAATAGTCGAAAAAGGTCTGACAGATCAAATCTTAGAAGACCCACAACATCCATATACTCAACTTCTTGTATCTAGTATATTGTAA
- a CDS encoding alpha-D-ribose 1-methylphosphonate 5-triphosphate diphosphatase — translation MQTIIRSTNVLIDGKFQGADIVIQGEKITAVCPYKSDDVAIDLGDRRVVPGFVDLHGDAIEKELEPRPGAKFPTKMAVIELDKKLSMAGVTSMYHAIGFNDEELSKGRGTEQSRELIEEIYQANKAHLGVDNLVHVRFEITSESSLETIKKLISEKKVDMLSIMDHSPGQGQFKTMEAWKKYHLSAYTIDDEDVEEYLEKKLSKDKVGIVEDLVKFGLKHNIPVLSHDDDCEDKLNTLKALGVTFSEFPLSIEVAQKAKELGISTGMGAPNVVRGGSQSGNIAAKELIKKGVCDYLCSDYHPASLLLSPYRLKEDVNLELEKGFAMISSTPAKLANLKNRGEIQEGKLADIVVIDESHFPKVVLTFKNGEVVYNGIRGFKI, via the coding sequence ATGCAGACAATCATTAGAAGTACAAATGTACTAATTGATGGTAAATTTCAAGGGGCAGATATTGTAATCCAAGGTGAAAAAATAACAGCCGTTTGTCCTTATAAAAGTGATGATGTTGCTATTGATTTAGGAGATAGAAGAGTTGTACCTGGTTTTGTTGATTTGCATGGTGATGCCATAGAAAAAGAGCTAGAACCACGACCAGGAGCTAAATTTCCCACAAAAATGGCAGTAATTGAGCTAGATAAAAAGTTATCAATGGCAGGAGTTACTTCTATGTATCATGCTATTGGATTCAATGATGAGGAACTAAGTAAAGGAAGAGGAACAGAACAATCAAGGGAATTAATCGAAGAAATTTACCAAGCAAACAAAGCTCATCTTGGAGTTGATAATTTAGTTCATGTAAGATTTGAAATTACTAGTGAAAGTTCACTTGAGACGATTAAAAAACTTATTTCTGAGAAAAAAGTTGATATGTTATCTATCATGGATCATAGTCCTGGTCAAGGTCAATTTAAGACAATGGAAGCTTGGAAAAAATATCATTTAAGTGCCTATACAATTGATGATGAAGATGTTGAAGAGTATTTAGAAAAGAAACTATCAAAAGACAAAGTTGGTATTGTAGAAGATTTAGTAAAATTTGGATTAAAGCATAATATTCCAGTTCTTAGTCATGATGATGATTGTGAAGATAAACTAAACACTCTAAAAGCTTTAGGGGTTACTTTTTCAGAGTTTCCTTTAAGTATAGAAGTTGCACAAAAAGCAAAAGAGTTAGGTATTAGTACGGGAATGGGCGCACCAAATGTTGTGCGAGGTGGAAGTCAAAGTGGTAATATCGCAGCAAAGGAATTAATCAAAAAAGGTGTATGTGATTACCTTTGTAGTGATTATCACCCTGCTTCACTTTTATTGAGTCCTTATCGTTTAAAAGAAGATGTTAATTTAGAACTTGAAAAAGGCTTTGCAATGATTAGTTCAACTCCTGCAAAATTGGCAAATCTAAAAAATAGAGGTGAAATACAAGAAGGTAAATTAGCTGATATAGTTGTAATAGACGAATCACATTTTCCAAAAGTGGTACTTACATTTAAAAATGGGGAAGTCGTTTATAATGGAATAAGAGGTTTCAAAATATAA
- the phnL gene encoding phosphonate C-P lyase system protein PhnL: protein MEKLKIRNLHKEFTVHTRGGLKINGYHDINFELNKGEFLSLYGPSGLGKSSVLKALYRTYTTTSGEILFNYEDGSSLDIAKASESEILHLRKEHLGYVSQFLQVLPRISAVDIVAQPLIEKGESENKAKDKAKEMLSFLNIKEELFDISPLTFSGGEQQRVNIAKGIIAPKSVLLLDEPTASLDKTNTNKVIDKLLEIKKDGVTMIGIFHDMDCMKRISDKIYDMKEKRYADNH from the coding sequence ATGGAAAAATTAAAAATAAGAAATTTACATAAAGAGTTTACAGTACATACAAGAGGTGGACTTAAAATCAATGGTTACCATGATATAAATTTTGAGCTAAACAAAGGTGAGTTTTTATCACTTTATGGACCAAGTGGATTGGGGAAATCCTCTGTTTTAAAAGCCTTATATAGAACATATACAACAACTAGTGGTGAGATATTATTTAATTATGAAGATGGAAGTTCTTTGGATATTGCAAAAGCTAGTGAGAGTGAGATACTTCATTTGAGAAAAGAGCATTTAGGTTATGTTTCTCAGTTTTTACAAGTATTACCAAGAATCAGTGCAGTAGATATAGTAGCTCAACCTTTAATTGAAAAAGGTGAAAGTGAAAACAAAGCAAAAGATAAAGCAAAAGAGATGCTTAGTTTTTTAAATATAAAAGAAGAACTTTTTGATATCTCACCTTTAACTTTTAGTGGTGGAGAGCAACAAAGGGTAAATATTGCAAAAGGAATCATAGCTCCAAAATCTGTACTTTTACTTGATGAACCAACAGCATCTTTAGATAAGACTAATACAAATAAAGTAATTGATAAATTATTAGAAATAAAAAAAGATGGAGTAACCATGATTGGAATTTTCCATGATATGGATTGTATGAAAAGAATCAGTGATAAGATTTATGATATGAAGGAAAAAAGATATGCAGACAATCATTAG
- a CDS encoding alpha-D-ribose 1-methylphosphonate 5-phosphate C-P-lyase PhnJ, which produces MRYAFLDEDAKKEIRRATLKAVAIPGYIVSFASREMPIARGWGTGGIQLTLSLIKEDDTLKVIDQGCDGSVNAVNIRNFVTSVTQNKTTTDTLKASLIQTRHRIPEEPLSEGQILVFQVPMPDILETVEPDTYKARVMHANADYSKLWVLLYEDTSLFGDSRISNRYPVIVENRYAMDPSPIPKYDTTKLGNSKALQLFGAGREKKIYAIPPYSDVKPLKFEDREFKVETFEDKHCKRCGNSGVFLDQVYDKEGKVNYYCSDTSYCDKILEKKGK; this is translated from the coding sequence ATGAGATATGCCTTTTTAGATGAAGATGCAAAAAAAGAGATTAGACGTGCAACTTTAAAAGCAGTAGCCATTCCTGGATATATTGTATCTTTTGCAAGTAGAGAGATGCCAATAGCAAGAGGATGGGGAACAGGTGGTATTCAACTTACTTTATCACTTATAAAAGAAGATGATACTTTAAAAGTCATCGACCAAGGTTGTGATGGAAGTGTAAATGCTGTAAATATTAGGAACTTTGTAACTTCTGTTACACAAAATAAAACCACAACAGATACTTTAAAAGCTAGTTTAATTCAAACAAGACATAGAATTCCAGAAGAGCCTTTAAGTGAAGGTCAAATATTAGTGTTTCAAGTGCCTATGCCTGATATTTTAGAGACCGTTGAACCTGATACTTATAAAGCAAGAGTAATGCATGCAAATGCTGATTACTCAAAACTATGGGTACTTTTATATGAAGATACTTCACTTTTTGGGGATAGTCGTATTTCAAATAGATACCCAGTAATCGTCGAAAATAGATATGCTATGGATCCAAGTCCAATTCCAAAATATGACACAACAAAATTAGGCAACTCAAAAGCCCTACAACTTTTTGGAGCAGGACGAGAGAAAAAAATATATGCTATTCCTCCATATAGTGATGTAAAACCTTTAAAATTTGAAGATAGAGAGTTCAAAGTGGAAACTTTTGAAGATAAGCATTGTAAAAGATGCGGAAACAGTGGGGTATTTTTAGACCAAGTTTATGATAAAGAGGGAAAAGTAAACTACTATTGTAGTGATACTTCATATTGTGATAAAATATTAGAGAAAAAGGGCAAATAA
- a CDS encoding AAA family ATPase — protein sequence MKQIVLIVGASGVGKDTLLKNLQNKIQANFVTRYITRKPDENENNYYIDEITFEKLKKDDFFISTWEAHNNKYAIAKNQIKNGLNIISISRGAIKEFEDNFKNVTTIEITLPKEILYKRLKNRARENEEEIQKRLNRSYTKIEAKNIIQFDNSDSIEQSTKNFITLLERIKNESYL from the coding sequence ATGAAACAAATAGTTTTAATAGTAGGAGCAAGTGGTGTAGGCAAAGATACCCTTTTAAAAAATCTACAAAATAAAATTCAAGCAAATTTTGTAACAAGGTACATCACTCGAAAACCAGATGAAAATGAAAATAATTACTATATTGATGAAATTACTTTTGAAAAATTAAAAAAAGATGATTTTTTCATTTCAACTTGGGAAGCTCACAATAACAAATATGCAATTGCAAAAAATCAAATCAAAAATGGACTTAATATCATCTCTATTTCAAGGGGTGCAATAAAAGAATTTGAAGATAATTTTAAAAATGTAACTACAATAGAAATTACCCTTCCAAAAGAAATTTTATATAAAAGATTAAAAAATAGAGCAAGAGAAAATGAAGAAGAAATTCAAAAAAGACTTAATAGAAGCTATACAAAAATAGAAGCAAAAAATATCATACAATTTGATAACTCAGATTCAATAGAACAATCAACAAAGAATTTTATAACCTTATTAGAAAGAATCAAAAATGAATCATACCTTTAA
- a CDS encoding phosphonate C-P lyase system protein PhnH, giving the protein MNTTDIEKNNRENFRYLLDTLSMPGTIKTVNKLFDSYTLAVASVLLYSEVSYLNNTKEDFSVIDAITNSKVDTIENTDYLFCDNLDDALLLVKKGTFLNPDYSCTIICLCDSFNGETITLKGPGIDKQKDETYPVNKGFIEEFNNNNIFYPLGNEIIFLNKNNGQIKSLCRTTKLEIA; this is encoded by the coding sequence ATGAATACAACAGATATTGAAAAAAATAATAGAGAAAATTTTAGATATTTATTAGATACTTTATCGATGCCAGGAACTATTAAAACTGTAAATAAACTTTTTGATTCATATACCCTAGCAGTTGCTAGTGTACTTTTATATTCAGAAGTATCATATTTAAATAATACAAAAGAGGATTTTTCAGTAATTGATGCAATTACAAATTCAAAAGTGGACACTATAGAAAATACAGATTACCTTTTTTGTGATAATTTAGATGATGCTTTATTGTTAGTGAAAAAAGGAACTTTTTTAAATCCTGATTACTCATGCACTATTATTTGTCTTTGCGACTCTTTTAATGGTGAAACTATTACTTTAAAAGGTCCTGGAATAGACAAGCAAAAAGATGAAACTTATCCTGTAAACAAAGGATTTATTGAAGAGTTCAATAATAATAATATCTTTTATCCTTTAGGAAATGAAATCATCTTTTTAAATAAAAATAATGGACAAATAAAATCTTTGTGTAGAACAACAAAATTGGAGATAGCATAA
- the phnG gene encoding phosphonate C-P lyase system protein PhnG: MEIQREDLNYILQEAQLEKLEKLYKKIDNEFGVTILSNPSSQTLLVPVKDPISGGEFYAGEVLVTSTIVEVNKNKGWSMVQDENDQLSLYIATLDAVFENKEFKDDIIKLCKKTKKQIQEKKNILNKKVNSTRVSFDLMEG, from the coding sequence ATGGAAATACAAAGAGAAGATTTAAATTATATTTTACAAGAAGCGCAACTAGAAAAACTAGAAAAATTATATAAAAAAATTGATAATGAATTTGGTGTTACAATCTTAAGCAATCCCTCAAGTCAAACTCTACTTGTGCCAGTAAAAGACCCAATTAGTGGTGGAGAATTTTATGCAGGAGAAGTACTAGTTACAAGTACAATTGTAGAAGTAAATAAAAATAAAGGTTGGTCTATGGTTCAAGATGAAAATGATCAGTTATCACTTTATATAGCTACTTTAGATGCCGTATTTGAAAATAAAGAGTTCAAAGATGACATCATAAAACTTTGTAAAAAAACAAAGAAACAAATACAAGAGAAAAAAAATATACTAAATAAAAAAGTCAACTCTACAAGAGTTAGCTTTGATTTGATGGAAGGATAA
- the phnD gene encoding phosphonate ABC transporter substrate-binding protein, whose amino-acid sequence MRRDFLKKLGLATLALTLSASTLSANPQNWPKEINFGVIPVAGATSMKDTFGGLTKYLESKLGIKVNLQTAGDYAGVITAMQHNHVQLAYFGPKSYVEAHKRAKAEAIVIDVDAESGLPGYYGMIITKKGSGLKTLEDIKGKTWAFTDTNSTSGTLVPSVMFSKKGINPQKYFSKVLYSGGHEASILSVKAGKVDAASTNNLDFNRGVGRNWKRDDFNVIWESSLIPGAPMAVRSDLPESLKMAIKGAFISYNDVEGLKKLKLKGYAATDDSQYDSVRDLIELKKSLKK is encoded by the coding sequence ATGAGAAGAGATTTCTTAAAAAAACTTGGACTTGCTACATTAGCATTAACATTAAGTGCCTCAACTTTGAGTGCAAACCCACAAAATTGGCCAAAAGAGATTAACTTTGGAGTTATTCCAGTTGCAGGTGCTACTTCTATGAAAGATACATTTGGTGGTTTAACTAAATATCTTGAATCAAAACTAGGAATAAAAGTAAATTTACAAACAGCTGGTGACTATGCTGGTGTAATTACTGCAATGCAACACAACCATGTACAACTTGCATACTTTGGACCAAAATCATATGTTGAAGCTCACAAAAGAGCAAAAGCTGAAGCAATAGTAATTGATGTTGATGCTGAGAGTGGATTACCAGGTTATTATGGAATGATTATAACTAAAAAAGGTAGTGGACTTAAAACTTTAGAAGATATCAAAGGTAAAACTTGGGCATTTACAGATACTAACTCAACAAGCGGTACTTTAGTTCCTTCTGTTATGTTTTCAAAAAAAGGAATCAATCCTCAAAAATACTTCTCTAAAGTATTATATTCAGGTGGTCATGAGGCTTCTATTTTATCTGTAAAAGCTGGAAAAGTTGATGCAGCATCTACTAATAATCTTGATTTTAATAGAGGCGTAGGAAGAAACTGGAAAAGAGACGACTTCAATGTTATTTGGGAATCTTCATTAATCCCAGGTGCTCCTATGGCTGTAAGATCTGATTTACCTGAGTCTTTAAAAATGGCAATTAAAGGTGCTTTCATTTCATACAATGATGTTGAAGGTCTTAAGAAATTAAAACTTAAAGGTTATGCAGCAACTGATGATAGCCAATATGATTCAGTAAGAGACTTAATCGAATTAAAAAAATCTTTAAAAAAATAA
- a CDS encoding endonuclease/exonuclease/phosphatase family protein, with translation MNHTFNIASYNLWKNCGDFPKRIEEIAPKLKNLDCLCLQEDYCDKDFSSSDKINKMLGFNKITLHLRVKKRDGHKSSSNLTILSKYKVSQVEEIYFNKDKEDERGALIIELEINNKKVIIVNTHLSNLSFQGRLNQIESIKYALEKYESDIVIICGDMNANANSKEIKKIKRCGYNYVNELATYEDDLMLDYIFYKSNFELKVQSKISIKDLSDHYCLENSFIW, from the coding sequence ATGAATCATACCTTTAATATAGCAAGTTATAACCTTTGGAAAAACTGTGGAGATTTTCCCAAAAGAATAGAAGAGATAGCTCCTAAGTTAAAAAATCTTGATTGCCTTTGTTTACAAGAAGATTACTGTGATAAAGATTTTTCAAGTAGTGATAAAATAAATAAGATGTTGGGTTTTAATAAAATCACTCTACATTTAAGAGTAAAAAAAAGAGATGGTCACAAATCAAGTTCAAACTTAACAATTCTTTCAAAATATAAAGTATCACAAGTTGAAGAGATTTATTTTAACAAAGATAAAGAGGATGAAAGAGGAGCCCTAATTATTGAACTTGAAATTAATAATAAAAAAGTAATTATAGTAAATACCCACCTATCAAATTTAAGTTTTCAAGGAAGATTAAATCAAATAGAGAGCATAAAATATGCCCTTGAAAAGTATGAAAGTGATATTGTAATAATTTGTGGAGATATGAATGCAAATGCAAACTCAAAAGAGATAAAAAAGATCAAAAGATGTGGATATAATTATGTAAATGAATTAGCAACATATGAAGATGATTTGATGTTGGACTATATTTTTTATAAAAGTAATTTTGAACTAAAGGTACAATCAAAAATCTCTATCAAAGATTTGAGTGACCATTATTGTTTAGAAAATAGTTTTATTTGGTAA